In a single window of the Papaver somniferum cultivar HN1 chromosome 8, ASM357369v1, whole genome shotgun sequence genome:
- the LOC113306509 gene encoding uncharacterized acetyltransferase At3g50280-like, giving the protein MAGQDQVHHISTSIVAPASYNGSATTTRLDLTTWDLQLLVPAYIQRGLLFTKPKLQDSETICNIISNLKTSLSQTLDHFYPLAGGLVIEEHVDDGTTSVYINCNSTGAEFIHAVAEHITVADILEPIYVPSVVESSFFSLNGVMNYDGLIKPLLSVQVTELNDGIFIGCSMNHAVCDGTSFWHFMNSWSEISRSSVGGKSSIRTISRPPILERCFLNNADCPIRLPFSIDDERFRESHVFATIRSEYEVRFYHFTRETVAMLKAKANAEIGPTNGRCISSLQALLAHFWHTSVLSDLAVPNLSQTGEPPNRRHDFKDMTNYVKLHISVQV; this is encoded by the exons ATGGCAGGCCAAGATCAGGTTCACCATATCTCAACCAGTATAGTCGCACCTGCAAGCTATAACGGTAGTGCTACAACTACGAGGCTTGACTTAACTACATGGGATCTCCAACTTCTCGTACCTGCGTACATTCAACGAGGTCTTCTCTTTACTAAACCCAAATTACAAGATTCTGAAACAATTTGCAACATCATATCTAACCTTAAGACCTCTCTTTCACAAACACTGGATCACTTCTATCCGCTTGCTGGAGGCCTTGTTATCGAAGAACATGTCGATGATGGAACCACATCTGTCTACATTAACTGTAACTCAACCGGGGCAGAGTTTATTCATGCAGTTGCTGAACACATAACTGTAGCTGACATACTAGAACCGATCTATGTTCCTAGTGTGGTGGAATCTTCATTCTTTTCCCTAAATGGTGTCATGAATTATGATGGTTTGATTAAACCATTGTTGTCAGTCCAAGTAACAGAACTGAATGATGGTATTTTTATTGGATGCAGCATGAATCATGCGGTGTGTGACGGAACATCGTTTTGGCATTTCATGAATTCATGGTCTGAGATCTCTAGATCTTCAGTTGGAGGTAAATCATCAATCCGTACCATCTCAAGGCCGCCTATTCTTGAGAGGTGTTTCCTTAATAATGCAGATTGCCCCATCCGCTTACCGTTTTCTATTGACGATGAACGTTTCCGAGAAAGCCATGTATTTGCAACTATTAGGTCTGAATATGAAGTGAGATTTTACCATTTCACACGAGAAACTGTAGCAATGCTCAAAGCAAAAGCCAATGCAGAGATCGGACCAACAAACGGCCGTTGCATCTCTTCTTTGCAAGCTTTGCTCGCGCACTTTTGG CACACATCTGTCCTCAGTGATTTAGCTGTACCAAATCTGTCACAAACAGGAGAACCTCCAAACAGGAGACATGACTTCAAGGATATGACCAACTATGTTAAACTTCATATTTCGGTACAGGTGTAG
- the LOC113306510 gene encoding uncharacterized protein LOC113306510: MDAPSFSWIKCNTDGAFDVISGENGARYVVRDFTRKATFCASIVFDVHSAEEAETRAIWAVLKKAVEQHLSQIIIESDAIFKHILFFSTKLSACFFSFQPRVCNSVAHELALWAKKNSSTVYWSKPPVWILPTVEEDH; this comes from the coding sequence atggatgccccCTCTTTCAGTTGGATTAAATGTAATACTGATGGTGCCTTTGATGTTATCTctggagaaaatggtgcaaggtATGTGGTGCGAGACTTCACAAGAAAAGCAACCTTTTGCGCTTCCATAGTCTTTGATGTTCactctgctgaagaagctgaaaCAAGAGCCATCTGGGCAGTCTTAAAGAAAGCTGTGGAACAACATCTATCTCAAATCATCATAGAAAGTGATGCTATCTTTAAACACATTCTCTTTTTCTCTACTAAGTTATCTGcttgtttttttagttttcaacCTAGAGTTTGTAATTCCGTAGCTCATGAGCTTGCTCTGTGGGCTAAAAAAAACAGTTCTACCGTGTACTGGTCTAAACCCCCTGTTTGGATTCTTCCAACAGTTGAGGAGGACCATTAG